GAAATTAGATAACGATATGCTGACATACTTTGACTGTATGAGCTCAATTGAAGCGTCCACCACAGGAAGACTTCAGCAGTGACCACACGCATACTGAAGACAATTTCACACACCAAGAATACTGCTCCTGTGAAAAGTGTAAATCGATGTCTTCCAGCATCATTAAATCACTCCACTCACTTTACATAAACTCACTAAGAAGTAGGCTGCACAGGCCTGCACACCATCGCACAGGGGAGAACGCTGGAATAAGCAACTGCTATTCTCACAGTgaagagcacaaacagcagcagaagagaggctgctgatgtgaaacaagagtctgcagccacgctAGAAGCTCCGTGAGGCTGCACTTTGGCACGGCGATGCTTTAAGCTCGGTAcgtgagcatgctaacatgcacgcAAACTCAGTGTTACTGGTCATTCAATTTCATGGAAAATCATCAAATAGTTCCTGAGTTATCAAATGTTTaggactcatcctctggggaccatgaatatctgtaaaaagaaaaaaaacaatcctataATTGGACCAATGTGGTCGACTTAGCGTTTCCATCCATAACCTTTATGTGAATACTGGGAGCATCAAGCCAAGCACTTGTTCAAACACTTGCTAAGCACTAATTCTTCAGCTACATGCCAAATGAagcactgcagaggacaaaataGAAAGGTCGGCAATGTATTCTCACTGGAAAACGATGTAGGAAGTGTAATGCACatactgcatttctttatttcctctatTAATTTGAGGATTGTCTACAACGTTCAGCAAATTAAAGTTTTCATCCAGCTCCATCTTTTGTCTCAGTGACATCAGCGATGATGCTTCATGGACATCATGAGTCATTTCCCCtcgtattttgtttttattgatacacagacctttccacctcagccaatcataaatacagttgcactcaaaattatttcaattattgcaAATTAAGTGTattgtctaaataaaaaaaactgtgttcaatgagcaactgaaacaagaacaattgaaatagctcaacacaacttcatattgcaggtggtttctccacattcaacacaacaggacacttttaatgactctaATGTGACGGCATGGCGCTGCACTGGCAGTGAGCGGACAGATGAAAAGCCAAAAGACACTCCGCCTCTCTAAACCCGTTTATAAGAGCTCAGTGAGCGGACTGTCATTGCAGtaacacaattaaacacacaatgaggAGCTTCACCTTCACAACAgctttacttctctgctgcctctgtaagTATTGGCTCATTATTCACAGCATCAAGTAATCCAACTAGTAACGCATCagaatttaaagataaattacagATGACTTTATTGTCGTTTCATTCCAGTGAACTTTGTATTATGCACTCAGGAATAATTCTGCcgttgtctctgctgtgtgtttcaggctggaTCTCCGTCTCAGGCTTTGGGTCTCAGACTGTGGAGGTCCTGCCTGGTGAAGAAGTCACTCTGAGGTGCTCCAACATTTCCACTGTACCAAGTCAGACAGACTGGTTCAGAGTGGTCAACAAAACCAAGCCCAGCTgtatctcctctctgctcttctctaGTGACGAAGCTAAATTCTGCAATGGATTTCAAAACGGATATGAAATGAGCTCCAACATCTCCACTGTCTTTCTTACAATCAAACAAGTGAATGTATCTGACTCTGGACTGTATTTCTGTGGATCTTACATCAAAGGACACATAGTCACTTCTGATGCAACATCTTTACGGGTTCAAGGTAAGATTGTAGTTCCGTCTCACCTCTTTCAGAggcatatttacagtacatctcAAATTCACTGCAACAGTAGTATGGACATTTATTTCACCCCCTCCGTCTTTAAAGGTTACAGTGAATGTGATGCTGAATGTCATTGTGAAGAGGATTTTCAGACTGAAAGTAAGGTTCTCCTTTAGTATTGTGCAGGTTaccacagagcctaaagccagagtctaagtctgtcatttttcttgtagAGGAGCCTGATGGGATAGTAAACCTAATCACTGTGATCTTGGGTGGTCtgactgttttcctcactgtggtcGTCATTGCTCTGGCTGTTAAATTCAGGAAACTTCACACAGGTACAGCAGCTTTTTAATTTGCACATCCTTTGTAAGTTGTATCAACATGATGGACAATCTACAGCAAATGTGGTGGGTAATGATAAACTAATccgatttttgtcttttgacatTTAGCTGTGAAtcgagaaccacagccaggaagAAACCAGGTGAACTGACCATTAACTTCTATaaactgtgtgtaatgtttggAAAGATGCATTTAAAGACAGGATCAGTCAGTTAATGATCTTTGTCCCGAGCATCGGTAATATTCAGGAATCTGCTTGTGGTCCTCGTGGCCCCGACTGAATCACAGCCGTGGTGATATCGAGTACAACAGCACAACTAAGAGgatgtgatttatatttatacattagtACATTCAGGCAGGGAGTCAGAATTGTCCACTTTAATCTCAAACAAAACTGATCTCCATTAAATCATAGTTTGAGATCCAAATATCAGTTTTTTGATCACTGACCTTGGAACAAAGTCGAAGATCATTAACTCGAACAGCAGGATTTGAGCAACATTCGTAATTTTGCTCACAGTAGTCTCAAAACATGAGATGCTACGCAAATGCTAGTTGCAGCcacactttttctcttcttaccaacag
The sequence above is a segment of the Pempheris klunzingeri isolate RE-2024b chromosome 23, fPemKlu1.hap1, whole genome shotgun sequence genome. Coding sequences within it:
- the LOC139223046 gene encoding uncharacterized protein, whose product is MRSFTFTTALLLCCLCWISVSGFGSQTVEVLPGEEVTLRCSNISTVPSQTDWFRVVNKTKPSCISSLLFSSDEAKFCNGFQNGYEMSSNISTVFLTIKQVNVSDSGLYFCGSYIKGHIVTSDATSLRVQEEPDGIVNLITVILGGLTVFLTVVVIALAVKFRKLHTAVNREPQPGRNQNLASDDLNYAALSFQAKQKGNRRPASGRELEPNVVYAATR